In Pan paniscus chromosome 1, NHGRI_mPanPan1-v2.0_pri, whole genome shotgun sequence, the DNA window GGTGAAGGGGAGTCGCCCCCTGTGAACGGAACAGATGAGGCAGCCGGGGCCACTGGCGATGCCATCGAGCCAGCACCCCCTAGCCAGGGTGCTGAGGCCAAGGGGGAGGTCCCCCCCAAGGAGACccccaagaagaagaagaaattctctTTCAAGAAGCCTTTCAAATTGAGCGGCCTGTCCTTCAAGAGAAATCGGAAGGAGGGTGggggtgattcttctgcctcctcaCCCACAGAGGAAGAGCAGGAGCAGGGGGAGATCGGTGCCTGCAGCGACGAGGGCACTGCTCAGGAAGGGAAGGCCGCAGCCACCCCTGAGAGCCAGGAACCCCAGGCCAAGGGGGCAGAGGCTAGTGCAGCCTCAGAAGAAGAGGCAGGGCCCCAGGCTACAGAGCCATCCACTCCCTCGGGGCCGGAGAGTGGCCCTACACCAGCCAGCGCTGAGCAGAATGAGTAGCTAGGTAGGGGCAGGTGGGTGATCTCTAAGCTGCAAAAACTGTGCTGTCCTTGTGAGGTCACTGCCTGGACCTGGTGCCCTGGCTGCCTTCCTGTGCCCAGAAAGGAAGGGGCTATTGCCTCCTCCCAGCCACgttccctttcctcctctccctcctgtgGATTCTCCCATCAGCCATCTGGTTCTCCTCTTAAGGCCAGTTGAAGATGGTCCCTTACAGCTTCCCAAGTTAGGTTAGTGATGTGAAATGCTCCTGTCCCTGGCCCTACCTccttccctgtccccacccctgcATAAGGCAGTTGTTGGTTTTCTTCCCCAATTCTTTTCCAAGTAGGTTTTGTTTACCCTACTCCCCAAATCCCTGAGCCAGAAGTGGGGTGCTTATACTCCCAAACCTTGAGTGTCCAGCCTTCCCCTGTTGTTTTTAGTCTCTTGTGCTGTGCCTAGTGGCACCTGGGCTGGGGAGGACACTGCCCCATCTAGGTTTTTATAAATGTCTTACTCAAGTTCAAACCTCCAGCTTGTGAATCAACTGTGTCTCTTTTTTGACTTGGTAAGCAAGTATTAggctttggggtggggggaggtctGTAATGTGAAACAACTTCTTGTTGTCTTGTTTTCTCCCACTGTTGTAAATAACTTTTAATGGCCAAACCCcagatttgta includes these proteins:
- the MARCKSL1 gene encoding MARCKS-related protein; the encoded protein is MGSQSSKAPRGDVTAEEAAGASPAKANGQENGHVKSNGDLSPKGEGESPPVNGTDEAAGATGDAIEPAPPSQGAEAKGEVPPKETPKKKKKFSFKKPFKLSGLSFKRNRKEGGGDSSASSPTEEEQEQGEIGACSDEGTAQEGKAAATPESQEPQAKGAEASAASEEEAGPQATEPSTPSGPESGPTPASAEQNE